The Juglans regia cultivar Chandler chromosome 16, Walnut 2.0, whole genome shotgun sequence nucleotide sequence ttaaaaatcataacattaattgcattttttcaaataaaaaaggcaatatttgaataaaatttttcatgttaaaaatataatattaattgcaTTGACCATTGAAcattatccataataacaaaaatatatcatgGTCTTCCATCAGTGATACTCACAccaaatgcatgtaaaaaaaacttcaatattCATCACTTAAAATGCATGCTACACACAATGCAATCCAATACCATATTAcattttttgatatttatacattacattagaaaacacaaaatacaagaaatgaGTTACAAAGCACTAACTAGTTTtgcatattatattcaaattgaatataaaaagaaagtattGAAAATGAGTATAAAGATTAATAGTTTTATACATAAAGATGCATAAAGTGTGCTTGGACGCTGCATgtatatatgagaaaaaatttataaaaaattattgcttAGATTTTacgtgtgtgtgagagagagaatatttgGGGAAATTAAGAACCAGTCATACTAATTCAATCAACCAAGATTTCCACCAAAGAATCAACATACATATGCTTCACACTCTCCGTTTGGAAtgtgaaagtgttttatctcatttcatttgattattacaatttttttaaattctcatacaaaatataataaacaattcaattttttcaaatcttaaaacaataataatattaaaatataatattctaatactatattattcaacttttaactttcatctaaactTATGTTATCTTAATTCACTGTCCAAATACAATGTGTTTGTTGTATGCTTTCAAATGCACGTACTATTGTCATGCCAACTTGGTAGTAGCAAAAGGAAAATAGGCTAACtcctttattttattctctataattgaaaattatgtGGAATAATACCAATGATATGCATACCATAAACAGGGCAGATGTGTGGAATGAATCATACCAAAGGAAAATTAATTCATGATCAATTAAATGCTTAGAGTATGTTGTCATTATAATTGATTGTTGTTTTAGACTTgacagaaattatttatttatttatttatttttgaaaaaaaacccAGATCTCATTTATAGAATCAAAGAATACATGACTTATCAAACTGAATAACAGACATAACCTCTTGAGGCCATCCTCAATCCACACACTCACTTTCTGAATGTAAGCCTAGTTTTGCAACCATATGTGCAGCCTTATTACCATCTCTTCTAACAAAGCATATATCCCACCCAACTTTAGCAGACATTAGGACTTGTATATCATCAATCAATTGGCCCTTCCAAGATAGATCTGAATTGCTTCCTTTGACCTCATTAAAAACTTGCTTAGCATCACCCTCGAAAAGCACCTTATGCAAATTCAATTCTTGGCACAGTTGAATGCCCCTCATGAGAGCATAGCACTCTGTTGtgaatgcagaacaaacataGGACCTTGAAGCAGACACCACAATCTCAGCTTCCCCTCTAAAGTTTCTTACCACAATCCCAATGCCCATAAGACTGCCTTCAACATCATAAGCAGCATCAAAGTTTAGTTTGCGAAAAGGCTCAGTTGGGGGATTCCAACTAATGACAGAAACCTGTTGAGGCAGCCTATCAGCAATGGGTATTGAGCATTGATGCAGGTCATGAAAAACCTCTATGTCAGATAGTGCAGATCTGAGTAGAGCAGCTGGACCCTTAAacacattttcaaaaacaaaatggtTCCTTCTAATCTATATCTTGTAAAATATTGCAGCAACCTGATCTAAAATTAACACCTCCACTCTACTGTAAAGTTCTTCCCACAACAGCTTAAAATCAGAAAAGTTGGAGTTCCATTTCCTTAGAGGGCTATCATTGTCTCCCCACATCACTCCATTGGTAGAATCAACAATCAGctcattttcttccaaatttGTGTTAGGACTGAAAATAATAGAAGTTTTTTGCTTGTTCATTGTCTAACCAGAAGCACATTCATACAAGCATAAAATCTGCTCAATAGAACACCATTCTTCTTGCTTTGCCCTACAAAAGATGACACAATCGTCTGCAAATAACAGGTGGTTAATGGACATCCCACCCCTTGAGGCAAATACACCACGAATAGTTCCACTTCTCTCAGCTTTTTGGAAGAGGGAACTAAGTCCCTCGGCACAAAGAAGAAACAAATAAGGTGGCAATGTATCACCTTGTCTAGCCCTCTTGAAGGAACAATAGTCTGGCCTAGAACACCATTTACTTTAACAGAATATGTTACTGTTTTAACACAAAGCATAATCAATTTGGTCCATTGTCCACCAAAACCCAACCTCATCATGATTGACTCCAGAAAATCCCACTCCACCCAAGCTTTGGACATATCAAGTTTAATCGCCATGCTGCCCATAACATTGACTCCAGAATGTATGCCATCATAACATTGTCTGTGATAAGCCTTCTAGGAATAAATGCACTTTGGTTCCAAGAAACTACCCCAGCCAACACCTTTTTTCATTCGATTTGCCAAAACTTTGGATATTAGCTTATACAATACATTGCATAAGCTAATAGGTCTAAATTCATTCATAGAGGAAGGGGAGTTTACCTTAGGAACCAAAGCAATAATGGTGTGATTTAAACCTGTAGGCATTTCCCCATTTTTCAAGAAATCCAAAACAGCTTGAGTAACTTCCATGCCAACTATCCCCCAATGATCTAAGAAAAACCCAATACTAAAGCCATCTGGTCCGGGAGCTTTAAAATGAGACATTTGTTTCAAAGCAACTAATACTTCCTCACTAGTGAAGTCCCTTTCCAGATCACTCCTCATAGTTTCAGAAATTCTTGAGTTTACTCCATCTAAACACTGATTTATACATTCTCTAGAGGGATTAGTGGAGAGAAATACCTGTGAGAAATGCTGCCTGAAACCGTGCATAATGTCTTCTAGATCTGTAAGCACCACACCATCACCattcattattctttttatgcaatttttcTTCCTTGGCTGATTGACACAAgcatgataaaattttgtatttctgtCACCCTTTTCCAGCCAATGTCTCTCTGCTCTTTGCTTCCATTTGATGTCTTCTTGATCCAACAAAACATCAATATCCTTCCGCAATTGTTTCTGGGCAACCAAAGAGCTTTGTGACTCATTTACCTGCAACTTTGCTAAGAATACAGTTTTGTCTTTAATAGCTTTTGTTCTCTCCCTATCCATGTGCTTACTCCACTTCTTGAGACCCTTGCTGCAATCTTCGAGTTTAGCTTGCACAGATTCAAGGAAAGACCTTCCAATGCACCTTTATTGAGGgacataaattatttattgagggACCATTAATATCATGTTAGGTGCCTCTGTTCCCCCAACAAAACTGTAAACTTCCACAAAGCAAACAACTATGGAGTAAAACAATTGAAAAGGGGGCTATGATCGGCTATTAAGTAGAACCCTCCAAGCTTTGGAGATCGGTTACTGCAGAAGCTTTAATGGCATCCTTTGTTGGTGAAACTTCCCTTCCCAATCACCAAATACTTGAGCTTCAATCAAGCATACTGTTTTTTGTGATTGGTAGATTTTTCCTTCTATACATGAAATGTGCTTGTTAAATGTGAAAAaggtgaaaaatgaaaaaatgaatcttacgtttgtttatttatttgttgtgtAGTTACTGGGCAATCTACATCTTCGAAACAGGGGATAATGGTATATGGCTTAATCGAGGAAAGTtgtctctattttcttttctcattgtGTCGTTTTCTTCGTATCCAAACAGGGCGTAAATGCCCAATTGCTGGATTGGAGGAAAACAAAGAAACTCTCCAGCTTcgaacttatctatttaaatttacataGCTTCTATTATATGTACAAATCTGACAAGAGTGAGTGGACTATCCCTGTGGTCGTCTCATGAATCATACCTAAAGTTCCATATCACCATATGCATTTCAAGAATCTTGCTAGATAGTCATACCATGAATTTaagttattaaaaaagataCACACTATAAATTTATTGTTAACTCTATTCTCTTGATGGTTacaattatttgtgaatttgaGTAGCAAGGTATATTGGTGTATATTAATTGTTGATCCATATATCTGAAATTGGGTGTTTATGATTTTCGTTGCATGCCTTTCACTTCGCTGAATGGTTCCTCACAACTTCCTCTACTCCAACCATTTTTTGTTGCCAGCACTGCATTCGCAGTTCATTGTTATACCCACTTCTTTCAATAGCTTTAAAGTGAGATGATTAAATTACAATTCATTTCTCAATACTTGCTCTCAAATTGCCTTGAGTTTGGAGAGGGATCAAATTTCCTACGGTGACATAGTACTTTAATTACTCTGAGCTAGCTCCAATATTCCCAAAAACAGAAGCTAGCTCTCTCCAACTGTCCAACACAAACACAAGGACGTGTGTAGGTGGAGAAAATGGctgtaaagaagaagaagcagcaatTTCCAGCTAACAAAGAAGCCAAGGATAGTCGTTCGTATTATACTGTTGATCTTCCACACCAACTCACTGAACGGATGGCAAGGCAGTCAGCTCTAGAGCAAAACATCAACTTTGGCAGAGTGACCAAGTCCTGGAGGGCGGCAACTAGAAAATGCAACCCAGATACAAAGCTGCCATGGCTTCAACTCTCCGACACTAAAGATAGAAACAGTGATGATCAAGAATGAAATCATGAGGATAAGTACCCTAATAATTACGTCCGTCACCATTCAGTTCCCGAATGGTGTCGGGGCAAGCCTGCCTCCTGGTTGAGGATATCGCCCCTGCATCAATGGGAATCCTATCTCGGGTGCTCTGATGGTGTAATGTTGGGTAAAGGAGAAACGCCTTCAGCCTACTTTCTCTGGGATCCAGCAAAGCCTACAAAGATATCAACTTATTGTCTCCCACCATGGGATGTAACAATTCGATTTAGTTGCGCCGCCCTAACCACCTCATCGTCGCCTTCAGATCCAGCTTGTAACAAAGATTGCATGGTACTGTTGGTTTTAACGGGCACTAGTCATCCAGCTTTCGTGTTCCAAAGGCTCATAACTAGAGGAATGAGAGGAGTAGAGCATGAATGGATAAAACAAGACTGCACCCTTATCAATCCACAAACAGCTTCAAACGAATCACAACAGCAATATTACATGCAATTTACTAATGCCATTGGGTTTAGAGGCAAATTCTATGCTATGAGTTTGCAGGGAACACTTGCAGTGATAGAAGTCGTTGATTCTCTTCTCCAAATCACTGCTTTGGGTACAAGAAGGGCAGTCCCTACTGTTTCATCGAGGCATTTTAGAGAATATTTGCTCGAGTCAGACGGGGAGATTTTACTGATTTTTCTCATATCTAAAAAGTCGGTTCAGGTTGTAGATGCTGTTGAGGTATTTCGGCTCAATCTTCTCAGACTCTCATGGATTAAGATGCAGAGCCTAGGCGATCAAACATTATTTATGGGGGAGAATTTCTGTGTGTCCGTCTCTGCAAGCAAAGTGGGATGCCAGAGCAATTGTCTATATTTCATGTCACCAATAACGCAATTGATGGTTGGTGGCTGTATGACATGGAAAGAGGCAGCATCTCTCCGGGGTGGAGTGATTAAAATTGTAAGACCAAATCTCCAGTTTGGGAAGAACCAGCAATGGATGAATAAATTTATTCGGGGAGATATATTTTGCCATACTTATAATTGTGTTGAATACAGAActgttatgattatttttttttatcttgtgaAGATTCGCTTTTGTTTGTTGCCAGAACAAACACAAGAAGAAGTTTAATTGTCACTGTCTCTGTCAAGTTAGGCAGAGGACTTTGTCAGGGTATGATAATGCTTTTTCGTTAATGTTTGAGAAAGTCTATATGACAACTGAcaaaatataaactatatattaactTGAAAGGATAACAAATTACAGCAATCACTAATACATTAAAAACCTAAAACAATCAGTATATCATGCACATCATCAAGTGTCTGTGCTCCACCCtatattattttacatggtGTTAATTGTCAGAGTATAAAAGTATGGTAGATGAAGAAGATGCTGTAGAAGATGTATTGAATTGTGAGGAACCTGTGTAAATACTATGGCTCGTAGACTGAGAGAGCTGGACTTGGTCAGAAGCGGTAGCAGAAGATGCAGATGATGGCCCAAATGGAGGATCAAGATAGGTTGGCACTGGCATCTTTGGTGCTAGAATGGGAAGTGAAGCTTCAAAATCAAGCACATGAATGGCTTTCCTAATTGAAGGTCTGACAGTGTGATCTGGATGAGCACACCAAAGCCCAACAATCATCAAACGTTCCATTTCCTGCCGATCAAAATCTCCACATAATCTGGGGTCGGCTGCATCAAGAAGCTTTCCCTTTCCATAAAGCTCCCAAACCCACTCTACCAACATAATTTCTTCTTCCGTGACCTTGGTTTCAATTTGTTTTCGTCCACAGGCTATCTCCAGAGCCACAATCCCAAAACTGTATATATCTGACTCCTTGCTAGCCCTTCCCGAGATAAAACATTCTGGTGCCATATAGCCCATGGTCCCAGCCAATGCCGTGGTTTGTGCTCCTTTTGCATGCTCCACCAGCCTAGCCAAGCCGAAATCTCCGAGCTTCGCATTGAAACTTGAATCTAACATGATGTTGCTTGCCTTAATGTCCCTGTGCAAAACGCATTGTTCCCATTCTCCGTGCAAGTACAGCAATGCGGAAGCCAAGCCTCGAGAAATGTTGTACCTCGTTGCCCATGTCAACAAGCTCTTGCGTTTGAAAAGATGCGAATCTAAGCTACCATTTGACATAAATTCGTAAATGAGTAGGAGATCTTTCTTCTCGTGGCACCAACCAATTAGTTGCACCAAATTCCTATGTCTCAGTCGACTAATGATCTTCACCTCAGACGCATATTCCTTTATCCCCTGTTTGGATCCCCTTGACACCCTTTTCACAGCAACATAGGAATTCAAGTCTCTTAAAAATCCTTTATAAACCCCACCGAACCCTCCTTCTCCAAGCTTATTTTCCTCTGCAAAATCATTAGTCGCACGAACGAGTTCTTTGTAGGAAAATTTCTTTGGCCCCGTACCTTGTTCAAATTCATCGTCCATAGAAAACTCAAAGCCTAAATCCTCTTCTCCCCCTCTAGCTCGCTTCTTCCTATTCTTAAGCCAAACCAATCCTACACAACCAATTAAAACAAATGCACCGACGCTCAGCCCCCCCACCAATTTTTTCTTGCTGTCGTCTCCTTTCTTGTTAGGTTCTGTAGATTTCCGAATGAAAAAAGGTGGCGTCGATTCGAAGGACCACGAGCAAAGAACATGCAACTCGGTAGAGAAACCTGTTGAGGAAGAGAAGCCAAATTCAACCCATTCTGGTAACTGATCTTCCAAAGCAACCATAGAAGAAAGGTGCTGTTGAACTGGCACGGTGCCATTGACAATATTGTTGAATCCAGTGAAGGTGACACTCAAATTCTGCGTACTAGAACGATAGCTAATACTAGCACTATATGTTCTATTCTCTTTAATGACACTATACCATGGCGTAGAGTTCTGAGAAGTTAAATTGTTGACATTGATACCAACATGTTCACGAACAGGCTCAACCGGATCCCATCTTCTATTCCGAAAAGTATCAAACTCCACTGCAACGAATTTATATGCAGCCAAGAAATTTGGGTCGCTCACTTGGTCACGGCTCGCAAGGCCAATGCCAAGGCCATCTGTTGGAGAAGGTGGAGGAAGATCGCGGCTTGCGAGGAAGAAAGTGAGCCCATCTGAATAGTTGTCACTGCCTTCCGAATAGATGATAAAGGAGAAGCTGGTGTTGAAGTCGGCTAGTTTTCCTGACTCTTTATCCCAAAGATGCATCGGTTGCGAATACGTGGCTCGACCCCAGTTATCCACTGCATTTGGCGTGAGCTGAATGACTAAACCTAAGAAAGTAGCGTTTCCTGAAACTCTTAAAGTTGATCTATTGTCAGTTTTACTGAAATCGGTGTAGTTGAATGATATCTGAGCTGCACAGGGGATTGCGAGGAAGATGAAAATGGTTATGATCATCAAGTACCGAAGGAGGAGCTTTGTTGggtggaaaaggaaaaacatggtTGCGGTTGAGAAAGACAGCTCGATGATGATCGATCATCAAATTTCATgtaggctagctagctaattatcattttgttaacaaatttttgtcaaaatttctCTCTCGATTGAAGTCGAACTTTGACTAAAAGATCGTCTTTTGATCTGAAATTTCTTCTTGGATACATATAAAGTCCTATTCTTTCCAAAACGCGCCTGTAAACGAGAAAGAGACTTATATCCCCACATGACGTGTGTCATTCGAGGAGATGATCGTGGTAAGCATCCTGTCTTTTCCAAGAGAAATATGGCTTTTAAGCTGACACGTTGTTGTTTGATCAAACGACGTTTATTGACTGGTAATCGATACGTCGCGGCTTTATTAATTACCAACTTCGTTGAATATTGCGATGAATTATTATGGCAAGAGAACACCTGtccatataatttctttaagaaattatataaaaataaatttataaatttatataaatttatataatatattaaatttattttattttaaaaataattttataatttaacgtattatattaaaagttgaagGATGTGGTACTTGTATAAGGGAATACAAGTGAGAAGAGATTGGCGAGCATTAAGAGATAACAGAGGACGGGGGGATTTGGAAACAGGAAATGTTTGATTTTCATGAAGTTGAAGCCAACCATGATCGGAGCTTGGAAGGAGGCAGGGTTTGAGATATTCCAAACGTCTGTAATTTGAATGTGTAAAGAAGTGGAACTGGAAGTCCTTTTAACCTTCCCCAGAAGACTCCTTTAGCTcgtaaaaaacttaaaaagtctTGACTTTTTCAAGGGCGGCACCATAGAAATGTTCAATATTTGCTTGCGTAGGTGTTTTCCAGCGGAAGTCGTTGTTGACCCTGGCCATGCTATTGctagttgagtttatatttataattaattattttcgtGGTGGGTGTATAACAATTTTGTAGCTTAATCCGAAGCTTTATTCTTTTAACgtctaaattataaattctaGAACTGAGTTCATAGTTCACGGCCTGATTGCAGAGAGATATCACCACTACAgtagtaaatatttttagtttgggTTATCTTTTAAttcataatttgttttaatattcaAGTATACATTGAAATTAAATTAGAGATACAAGAATAAGTGGTGAGGTGTTCCGTACAAGAATTTTATTACATTGACTTTAATGCTCAAAGAGAGGGACGTACAAGAGATTAGtgtgagttgagttctttataaatagtagtgaattgagatgatagagTGAATTTTATAGAATccatttaagatgagtttaaatatgtttggatgttaagataaatttagatgtatttataagaagttgaaaaaaattgtggattCCGAATGTAAAGAagtgttaaattgaaaaatattgtgaatctcacgtgtaaagaggttttgagttgagattagtttaataatttaagagttgtgtgtttggatgttgaactcagcttaaaatttgactaaactAAATTGATCTCCACTGAATTTGTCAACCAAATGGAGCCTTAAAGACAAATGTGCAATGAACCATACGTTTGTGCCCATGTTTGATGGCTTCGACATGATCGACTTGTTTGTTTTGATCCAACGAGTAGATCAATCAATTTTGGTTTGAAGCCCCATTGAGTAAAACGATACTGCAATCGTATGTTATGGTGCATCTTTTTGGGTTCTTCACTTTCACTACTTCTATATATGTTTTCATTGGGAGAAAGTATGAACATTATTAGATAACTAGAACCCAAAAAACTTGATCCTCAACAACACCTAAAGAAGATCAGCAACTATACCATACCGGCACATGAGGCAGGATTAATGGAGTACTGTGATGGTGTGCATTTTGAAGACTTGAGACTAGAAATCTACTGAAATTGCGTGTAGAGCTTACACGTTATGTGGGCAGCACATGAGCCTCATGCATTGATCCGATGATAGATgaagtatacatatatatcactacaagaaaaataaatatttgtgacgaattatttacaatgaaaatatactcattttcatatgaaatagtaattttcataagaaataacTGGGCACAtttaaacagttttcttgtaatgagtTCTGGGCTCTTTTTTAGATTATAATGCATGTACGTAGAATGCCTCAAGTATAGCGTGTGTAGTCTTCAGATGATCGAAGGATAGTAGATCAATCATTTTTTAGCCtggtagaaaaaaatataaagaaaagaaaaaataccttGGAGGAATATGAGAGGAAGGAGGAGGCCTTCCCTTAAAAGGAAAATAGGTTGGGACTTTTgattttctagagagaagggagaaaaaaaaaggttttgaatgGGAAAAAGTGAGCTCTTTTACTTGTTTTAGAGTACTAGTAGTggcatcaattttttttttttaatatatataaacgagGGCGGCATctctaaaaatttattgataaaccTCACTTTTTGGTGGAGGGAAAAACATGATTACAACATTCAAgataaacataacataaaagaaagaaacaacatcCTATCTAACCAATTTGTCTAATATAGGGAAGTCCCAAAGTATGCAACAATCCTTTGAGAAGATGCGGTATGTTCCTATAAGACGTCCATCTGTATGAGGAGCCTTTGGATCCTATTTGAGCAAGAAAATCTACAGGTGCATTACCTTGTCTGAAAATATGTCGGAAAGTAACTTGAATCTGTCGAAGAGTAGCTTGAATCTCATCCCAATACTCCTCAAGATACCAAACTCCACAAGAGGAAGATTTTAGCTAGTTTACTACAACCAACGAGTCCATTTCTATTTCAACCCTTGTGATGCATAAGTTCTTTAGAAAGCATACCCCATGAAGGAGTGCCAAGCATTCTGCATAATGGCTTGTGCCTTGACCCAGAGACTCCGAAAAGACCATCACCAATTTTCCTTGATCATTTCGAATCACACCACCAGCCCCCGATTGTCCTGGATTCCCTCGGGAGCTCCCGTCTACATTTAGTTTAAACCAACCATGTTGCGGTCTCAGCCATCTAACTACCTAAGCAAGCTTCCTTGTTATCAGATTATAGGGGATTTTCATGTCTTCAAGCACATGTACATCACGACTTGTCAAAGGTTTTTTGGACTTAAGCTTTCCTGCAACTTTGGCAATCCAATAATTCAAGCTACGCCAAATA carries:
- the LOC108995680 gene encoding L-type lectin-domain containing receptor kinase IX.1-like is translated as MFFLFHPTKLLLRYLMIITIFIFLAIPCAAQISFNYTDFSKTDNRSTLRVSGNATFLGLVIQLTPNAVDNWGRATYSQPMHLWDKESGKLADFNTSFSFIIYSEGSDNYSDGLTFFLASRDLPPPSPTDGLGIGLASRDQVSDPNFLAAYKFVAVEFDTFRNRRWDPVEPVREHVGINVNNLTSQNSTPWYSVIKENRTYSASISYRSSTQNLSVTFTGFNNIVNGTVPVQQHLSSMVALEDQLPEWVEFGFSSSTGFSTELHVLCSWSFESTPPFFIRKSTEPNKKGDDSKKKLVGGLSVGAFVLIGCVGLVWLKNRKKRARGGEEDLGFEFSMDDEFEQGTGPKKFSYKELVRATNDFAEENKLGEGGFGGVYKGFLRDLNSYVAVKRVSRGSKQGIKEYASEVKIISRLRHRNLVQLIGWCHEKKDLLLIYEFMSNGSLDSHLFKRKSLLTWATRYNISRGLASALLYLHGEWEQCVLHRDIKASNIMLDSSFNAKLGDFGLARLVEHAKGAQTTALAGTMGYMAPECFISGRASKESDIYSFGIVALEIACGRKQIETKVTEEEIMLVEWVWELYGKGKLLDAADPRLCGDFDRQEMERLMIVGLWCAHPDHTVRPSIRKAIHVLDFEASLPILAPKMPVPTYLDPPFGPSSASSATASDQVQLSQSTSHSIYTGSSQFNTSSTASSSSTILLYSDN